A region from the Enterobacter roggenkampii genome encodes:
- the mdtJ gene encoding multidrug/spermidine efflux SMR transporter subunit MdtJ: protein MFYWILLALAIIAEITGTLSMKWASVSDGNTGFILMLVMISLSYIFLSFAVKKIALGVAYALWEGIGILLITLFSVLIFDETLTTMKVAGLTTLVAGIVLIKSGTRKPSKVQKEQNHATV from the coding sequence ATGTTTTACTGGATTTTATTAGCACTGGCTATTATTGCTGAAATTACCGGCACGCTGTCGATGAAGTGGGCAAGCGTCAGCGATGGCAATACTGGTTTTATTTTGATGCTGGTGATGATTTCGCTTTCTTATATTTTCCTCTCATTTGCGGTGAAAAAAATTGCGCTGGGCGTCGCGTATGCCCTGTGGGAAGGGATCGGTATTTTGTTGATTACGCTGTTCAGCGTGCTGATATTTGACGAAACATTAACAACAATGAAGGTCGCCGGATTAACGACGCTGGTCGCGGGTATTGTGCTGATTAAATCAGGTACCCGTAAGCCGTCTAAAGTGCAGAAGGAGCAGAACCATGCAACAGTTTGA
- the mdtI gene encoding multidrug/spermidine efflux SMR transporter subunit MdtI, with protein sequence MQQFEWVHAAWLGFAIVLEILANVLLKFSDGFRRKLYGLMSIAAVLGAFSALSQAVKGIDLSVAYALWGGFGIAATLAAGWVLFGQRLNNKGWMGLILLLAGMIMIKLA encoded by the coding sequence ATGCAACAGTTTGAGTGGGTTCATGCGGCCTGGCTGGGGTTCGCCATCGTGCTGGAAATTCTGGCGAACGTTCTGCTGAAATTCTCCGATGGTTTTCGCCGTAAGCTCTACGGCCTGATGTCGATTGCCGCGGTTCTGGGCGCGTTCAGCGCGCTGTCCCAGGCGGTAAAAGGGATTGACCTGTCGGTGGCCTATGCGCTGTGGGGCGGTTTTGGTATCGCCGCCACGCTGGCCGCAGGCTGGGTGCTCTTCGGCCAGCGTTTAAATAACAAGGGCTGGATGGGACTCATCTTGCTGCTTGCCGGTATGATTATGATAAAACTCGCCTGA
- a CDS encoding bifunctional diguanylate cyclase/phosphodiesterase produces the protein MYRTLSWRNIPTARTLFAMVFMAGIGLIISVVALLYLSLHLISTKTNEIDEHRAALSVQGAIQTSVNRVSSLVLDNAVWDDAVREAYRPTLDTNWLYNTWGAGFKINNLYDGTFVLDEHFNVIWGSFQSQPFQETNLDFFGKGLKALIAQHARALSGDKNIYAGISKTRSGVAFVGIGLIRPMVGRLQVTDGTRRYLVITRHLNARILSDLGSTFQIDNLHFTPDKINELSMPLRSSAGELLGYLNWQARLPGAQAARAASSDITQIVVLASALILLFILVSSVGLYKLARGESQARLVARTDWLSHLPNRRALIEALDRVSLRGDIDVKSVVFIDLDGFKDVNDIYGHSVGDDLIVAIAKTLSERVPPGGMLARMGGDEFAMTIGGDKAETQATAFAVSVLDSLSAPIQLGERTIHIGASIGIASGTLIECTSSELFRRADIAMYHAKMSGKGRITHYDAELNSARERKLAIENQIRNGLERDEFEVWYQPIIDARSQKMSSVEALVRWPRRPDGPLGPDTFIAIAETSGLIYKLGQFVLQRACQDLQPYGDLTLSVNISPAQFRDPAFEDKVASVLETTHFPANRLQLEVTESYVLENPERARMAIANLKALGTAVALDDFGTGYSSIGYLRRFNFDTIKIDKSLAGLVDHDEQAAALVSGTVRIANALGMAVVAEGVETERQMKLLRLAGCDQLQGFWFSQPMPIESIRALHQVRRC, from the coding sequence ATGTATCGCACATTAAGCTGGCGCAATATTCCCACCGCGAGAACGTTGTTTGCCATGGTCTTTATGGCGGGCATCGGCTTAATCATCTCCGTCGTCGCACTCCTCTATCTTTCCCTGCATCTTATCAGCACCAAAACCAATGAAATTGATGAACACCGCGCGGCGCTTTCCGTGCAGGGGGCCATTCAGACATCGGTCAACCGCGTCTCCTCGCTGGTGCTGGATAACGCCGTCTGGGACGATGCGGTGCGGGAGGCCTACCGTCCCACGCTCGATACCAACTGGTTGTATAACACCTGGGGCGCCGGCTTTAAAATCAACAACCTCTATGATGGCACCTTCGTGCTTGATGAGCATTTCAACGTCATCTGGGGATCGTTTCAAAGTCAGCCATTTCAGGAGACGAATCTCGATTTTTTCGGTAAGGGGCTGAAGGCGCTTATTGCTCAGCACGCGCGCGCCTTATCAGGCGATAAAAATATCTATGCCGGGATCAGCAAAACGCGAAGCGGCGTCGCCTTTGTGGGCATTGGGCTGATTCGCCCGATGGTCGGAAGATTACAGGTTACCGACGGAACGCGCCGCTATCTGGTAATCACCCGTCATCTGAACGCCAGAATTTTATCCGACCTGGGGTCGACCTTTCAGATCGATAACCTGCACTTTACGCCGGATAAAATTAACGAGCTGAGTATGCCGCTGCGCAGCTCGGCAGGGGAGCTGCTGGGCTATCTTAACTGGCAGGCACGGCTTCCGGGAGCGCAGGCCGCCCGGGCGGCATCCTCTGATATCACCCAGATTGTCGTGCTGGCATCGGCCCTGATCCTGCTCTTTATTCTGGTGAGCAGCGTGGGGCTGTACAAGCTTGCGCGAGGAGAAAGCCAGGCACGTCTGGTGGCCAGAACGGACTGGCTAAGCCATCTGCCGAACCGGCGAGCGCTCATCGAGGCGCTGGATCGGGTGAGCTTACGCGGAGATATCGACGTCAAAAGCGTGGTGTTTATCGATCTGGATGGCTTTAAAGACGTGAATGACATCTACGGCCACAGCGTGGGTGACGATCTCATTGTGGCGATTGCGAAAACGCTGAGTGAACGCGTGCCGCCGGGGGGAATGCTGGCGCGTATGGGCGGGGATGAGTTTGCCATGACAATCGGCGGTGATAAGGCAGAGACACAGGCCACCGCTTTTGCCGTGTCGGTGCTGGATTCTCTCTCCGCCCCGATTCAGCTGGGGGAACGCACCATCCATATCGGGGCCAGTATCGGGATCGCCAGCGGAACCCTGATTGAATGCACCAGCTCCGAGCTGTTTCGTCGCGCCGATATTGCCATGTACCATGCCAAAATGAGCGGGAAAGGGCGTATCACCCACTACGACGCCGAGCTGAACAGCGCCCGTGAGCGCAAGCTGGCGATTGAAAATCAGATCCGTAACGGTCTGGAGCGCGATGAGTTTGAGGTCTGGTATCAGCCGATTATTGACGCTCGCAGCCAGAAAATGAGCAGCGTCGAAGCGTTAGTCCGCTGGCCGCGTCGCCCGGACGGGCCGCTGGGCCCGGATACCTTCATCGCCATCGCGGAGACCAGCGGCCTGATTTACAAACTGGGCCAGTTTGTGTTGCAGCGCGCCTGTCAGGACCTCCAGCCATACGGTGACTTAACGCTTTCCGTTAACATTTCTCCCGCACAATTCCGCGATCCCGCCTTCGAAGACAAAGTGGCCAGCGTGCTGGAAACCACCCATTTTCCTGCCAACCGACTGCAGCTGGAGGTCACGGAGTCTTATGTGCTCGAAAACCCGGAGCGTGCCCGCATGGCGATAGCCAATCTTAAAGCGCTGGGCACCGCGGTGGCGCTGGACGACTTTGGCACCGGCTATTCCAGCATTGGCTATTTACGGCGTTTTAACTTCGACACCATCAAGATTGATAAATCGCTGGCCGGGCTGGTGGACCACGATGAACAGGCGGCCGCGCTGGTGAGCGGCACGGTGCGGATCGCCAACGCGCTGGGGATGGCGGTGGTCGCCGAAGGGGTCGAAACCGAAAGACAAATGAAACTGCTGCGGCTGGCTGGCTGCGATCAACTGCAGGGTTTCTGGTTCAGCCAGCCGATGCCGATTGAGTCAATCAGGGCATTACATCAGGTCAGACGATGCTGA
- a CDS encoding trypsin-like serine peptidase, with protein sequence MRKSVVLLLGTFGLFSGFSHADDGGDDTISAKELKTLFFNHDDRTRVADPTQAPWDAIGQLETASGNLCTATLITPQLALTAGHCLLTPPNGKPDKAVALRFVSQKGTWRYEIHGIEGRVDPSLGKRLKPDGDGWIVPPAAASWDFGLIVLRYPPSGITPLPLFDGDKDALTAALKAADRKVTQSGYPVDHLDTLYTHTDCIVTGWAQTSVLSHQCDTLPGDSGSPLMLKTDNGWQLIGVQSSAPAAKDRWRADNRALSVTGFRDKLEALAQQ encoded by the coding sequence ATGCGTAAATCTGTTGTGTTGTTACTGGGAACGTTTGGTCTTTTTTCTGGATTCTCACATGCGGATGATGGCGGTGATGACACCATTAGCGCGAAAGAGCTAAAGACGCTTTTTTTCAATCATGACGACCGTACGCGCGTCGCCGATCCCACCCAGGCACCCTGGGATGCTATAGGTCAACTGGAAACCGCCAGCGGTAACTTATGTACTGCGACGTTGATCACCCCTCAGCTTGCCCTGACGGCAGGCCACTGTCTGTTAACGCCGCCAAACGGCAAGCCGGATAAAGCGGTGGCCTTGCGGTTTGTGTCGCAAAAAGGCACCTGGCGCTATGAAATACACGGCATTGAAGGCCGGGTCGATCCGTCTCTCGGCAAACGGCTGAAACCGGATGGTGACGGCTGGATCGTGCCACCGGCGGCCGCCTCATGGGACTTTGGCCTGATCGTTTTACGCTACCCCCCTTCCGGCATTACGCCGCTGCCGTTATTTGACGGCGATAAAGACGCACTCACCGCCGCGCTGAAAGCCGCCGACCGGAAGGTGACGCAGTCCGGCTATCCTGTCGACCATCTGGATACCCTTTACACCCACACCGACTGTATTGTGACGGGCTGGGCGCAAACTAGCGTACTCTCGCACCAGTGTGATACGTTGCCGGGCGACAGTGGTTCACCGCTGATGCTGAAAACAGATAACGGCTGGCAGTTGATTGGCGTGCAGAGCTCTGCACCGGCGGCGAAAGATCGCTGGCGGGCTGATAACCGTGCCTTGTCCGTGACCGGCTTTCGCGACAAGCTGGAAGCGCTGGCGCAGCAGTAA
- the asr gene encoding acid resistance repetitive basic protein Asr — translation MKKVLALVVAAAMGLSSAAFAAETTAAPAAAAPAATTTAAPAKTVHHKKHHKAAKPAAEQKAQAAKKHHKKATKPAAEQKAQAAKKHHKKATKPAVEQKAQAAKKHHKKAVKHEAAKPAAQPAA, via the coding sequence ATGAAAAAAGTATTAGCTCTGGTTGTTGCCGCTGCTATGGGTCTGTCTTCTGCTGCGTTCGCTGCTGAAACCACTGCTGCACCGGCTGCTGCGGCACCTGCTGCAACGACCACCGCGGCGCCAGCAAAAACTGTCCATCACAAGAAACATCATAAAGCCGCTAAACCGGCTGCAGAGCAAAAAGCCCAGGCCGCTAAAAAGCACCACAAAAAAGCGACCAAACCAGCTGCAGAGCAGAAAGCCCAGGCTGCTAAAAAGCACCACAAAAAAGCGACCAAACCGGCTGTAGAGCAGAAAGCCCAGGCTGCTAAAAAGCATCACAAAAAAGCAGTAAAACACGAAGCTGCTAAACCAGCTGCACAGCCAGCTGCGTAA
- a CDS encoding thioredoxin fold domain-containing protein translates to MMKGIMKTVLAILCATSLSTFAATDNTPQDAFNDITRSLADLQPITFQAPAEKYKLLVFIDNQCIYCSNVVKNVKQYTDAGLTMSFLTVAPSAIRDSVIEDMGRVWCSADKVKSLQQAMAGFLPNNDTTTACSDLIARQSALAERLGISVTPVMVVIEPESRSIIGSQSPAAILATLKR, encoded by the coding sequence ATGATGAAAGGCATAATGAAAACGGTGTTAGCGATTCTGTGTGCGACCAGTTTAAGTACTTTCGCAGCCACGGATAATACCCCGCAAGACGCGTTCAACGATATTACCCGCTCTCTTGCAGACCTCCAGCCAATCACGTTTCAGGCTCCCGCTGAAAAATATAAGCTGCTGGTGTTTATTGATAATCAGTGCATTTACTGCAGCAATGTAGTGAAAAACGTTAAGCAATATACGGATGCCGGTTTGACGATGTCGTTTCTGACCGTTGCGCCCAGCGCCATTCGCGACTCGGTAATTGAAGATATGGGGCGCGTCTGGTGTTCAGCCGATAAGGTCAAAAGCCTGCAACAAGCGATGGCGGGATTTTTACCGAATAACGACACCACGACAGCGTGCTCCGATCTGATCGCGCGGCAATCTGCACTGGCAGAACGGTTGGGCATTAGCGTCACCCCGGTAATGGTGGTTATTGAGCCTGAATCACGGTCGATTATAGGCAGTCAGTCTCCGGCGGCTATTCTGGCCACACTGAAAAGATAA
- a CDS encoding carboxypeptidase M32: MQKTSAYQSLVKTFQRLSRFSHLTSIASWDMFTMMPPGGSAARGEALAEMSVLQHQILTDKKVGDLLAAAAGEDLNDVEQANLREMTRHYQQATLLPESLVEAKSLAGSRCEHAWRTQRPANDWLGFSANLKEVVKLSREEARLRAEAKGCTPYDALLDIFEPDMTSARLDVLFGDMKSWLPDLLANVVEKQAQRSFVPPQGPFPTATQRELGLEAMKMLGFDFNGGRLDVSAHPFCGGVPEDVRITTRYDEDELLSALFGVIHETGHARYEQNLPRAWAGQPIALARSTAIHESQSLFFEMQLGRSEAFLKHLLPAVHARFGSQAAFSEENFIAWNQRVKPGYIRVDADEVSYPAHVVLRYEIERALINGEIEVDDIPALWDEKMQAWLGLSTKDNYRNGCMQDIHWTDGGFGYFPSYTLGAMYAAQLFHAAKTALPGLQTSIAEGDFSALFEWLRQNIWQHGSRFSTSQLITQATGEDLNIRYFREHLTSRYL, translated from the coding sequence TTGCAAAAAACATCAGCCTATCAGTCACTTGTGAAAACCTTCCAGCGTCTCTCCCGCTTCTCGCACCTTACCTCCATCGCCAGCTGGGACATGTTCACCATGATGCCGCCCGGCGGCAGCGCCGCGCGCGGCGAGGCGCTGGCGGAGATGAGCGTCCTGCAGCACCAGATCCTGACCGATAAAAAAGTCGGCGACCTGTTAGCGGCGGCAGCAGGAGAAGATCTGAATGACGTCGAACAGGCCAACCTGCGCGAAATGACGCGCCACTACCAGCAGGCAACCCTGCTGCCGGAATCGCTGGTGGAAGCCAAATCCCTGGCGGGCAGCAGGTGCGAGCACGCCTGGCGCACGCAGCGTCCCGCCAACGACTGGCTGGGCTTTTCCGCCAACCTGAAAGAGGTGGTCAAACTCAGCCGAGAAGAGGCGCGCCTGCGGGCGGAAGCCAAAGGCTGCACACCGTACGACGCGCTGCTGGATATTTTTGAGCCCGACATGACCAGCGCCCGTCTGGACGTTCTGTTCGGCGATATGAAATCCTGGCTGCCGGACCTGCTGGCAAACGTCGTGGAAAAGCAGGCGCAACGTTCGTTTGTTCCTCCTCAGGGCCCGTTCCCGACCGCAACACAGCGCGAACTGGGCCTGGAAGCCATGAAAATGCTCGGCTTCGATTTTAACGGCGGTCGCCTCGACGTGAGTGCGCACCCGTTCTGCGGCGGCGTACCGGAAGACGTGCGCATCACCACGCGCTACGACGAGGATGAACTGCTCAGCGCGCTGTTTGGCGTGATCCACGAAACCGGACACGCGCGCTACGAACAAAACCTGCCGCGCGCGTGGGCAGGACAGCCGATTGCGCTGGCCCGCTCAACCGCGATCCACGAATCCCAGAGCCTGTTCTTTGAGATGCAGCTGGGGCGCAGTGAAGCCTTCCTCAAACATCTTCTCCCTGCGGTGCACGCCCGCTTTGGCAGCCAGGCGGCGTTCAGCGAAGAGAACTTTATTGCCTGGAACCAGCGCGTGAAGCCGGGCTATATCCGCGTCGATGCGGACGAAGTGAGCTACCCGGCACACGTGGTGCTGCGCTATGAGATTGAGCGCGCGCTGATCAACGGCGAGATCGAAGTGGACGATATCCCTGCCCTGTGGGACGAGAAAATGCAGGCCTGGCTCGGGTTATCCACCAAAGACAACTACCGCAACGGCTGTATGCAGGATATCCACTGGACCGACGGCGGTTTTGGCTACTTCCCGTCGTATACGCTGGGGGCCATGTATGCCGCACAGCTGTTCCACGCCGCGAAAACGGCGCTTCCGGGTCTGCAGACCTCCATCGCTGAGGGCGATTTTTCCGCACTCTTTGAGTGGCTGCGTCAGAACATCTGGCAGCACGGCAGTCGCTTCAGCACGTCGCAGTTAATCACCCAGGCGACGGGTGAAGATCTGAATATCCGTTACTTCCGCGAGCATCTGACCTCCCGTTATCTTTAA
- the puuE gene encoding 4-aminobutyrate transaminase, producing the protein MSNQEFHQRRLSATPRGVGVMCNFFARSAENATLTDVEGNDYIDFAAGIAVLNTGHRHPELVAAVEKQLHQFTHTAYQIVPYESYVSLAEKLNELAPVQSPAKTAFFTTGAEAVENAIKIARAHTGRPGVIAFGGGFHGRTYMTMALTGKVAPYKLGFGPFPGSVYHVPYPSELHGITTQDAITAIERLFKADIEAKQVAAIIFEPIQGEGGFNVAPPELVAAIRRICDEHGIVMIADEVQSGFARTGKLFAMEHYADKPDLMTMAKSLAGGMPLSGVVGRDEIMDAPAPGGLGGTYAGNPLAVAAAHAVLKIIDNESLCARARQLGDRLKATLEEIQGTFPALVAIRGRGSMIAAEFFDPESREPSAAIAQAIQQKALAQGLLLLICGQYGNVIRFLYPLTIPDAQFNQALAILQQVMRDKS; encoded by the coding sequence ATGAGTAACCAGGAATTTCATCAGCGCAGACTTTCTGCCACCCCGCGCGGCGTTGGCGTAATGTGTAATTTCTTTGCCCGCTCGGCGGAGAATGCCACGCTCACCGATGTGGAAGGCAACGACTATATTGATTTCGCCGCCGGGATCGCGGTACTGAATACCGGCCATCGTCATCCTGAACTGGTGGCCGCAGTGGAAAAACAGCTTCACCAGTTCACCCACACGGCCTACCAGATTGTGCCGTATGAAAGCTACGTTTCATTGGCCGAAAAACTTAACGAGCTGGCCCCGGTGCAGAGCCCGGCCAAAACGGCGTTCTTCACAACGGGCGCGGAAGCGGTGGAAAATGCCATTAAAATCGCCCGGGCCCACACCGGCAGACCGGGTGTGATTGCCTTCGGGGGAGGCTTTCACGGCCGAACCTATATGACCATGGCCTTAACCGGCAAGGTCGCGCCTTATAAGCTGGGATTTGGCCCCTTCCCGGGGTCGGTTTACCACGTGCCGTATCCCTCCGAGCTGCACGGCATCACGACGCAGGATGCCATCACGGCGATAGAACGCCTGTTCAAAGCAGATATTGAGGCGAAACAGGTGGCGGCGATTATTTTTGAACCCATTCAGGGTGAAGGCGGATTCAACGTCGCCCCGCCAGAACTGGTGGCCGCCATCCGCCGTATCTGTGATGAACACGGGATCGTGATGATTGCCGACGAAGTGCAGAGCGGCTTCGCCCGAACGGGTAAGCTGTTTGCGATGGAACACTACGCGGACAAACCCGACCTGATGACGATGGCTAAAAGCCTGGCAGGCGGAATGCCGCTGTCCGGCGTGGTGGGCCGCGACGAAATCATGGACGCGCCGGCTCCCGGCGGCCTGGGGGGCACCTATGCAGGCAACCCGCTTGCGGTGGCCGCCGCGCACGCGGTGCTGAAGATTATCGACAACGAGTCGCTGTGCGCGCGTGCCCGTCAGCTGGGCGATCGGCTGAAAGCCACGCTGGAGGAGATTCAGGGCACCTTCCCTGCGCTCGTGGCGATAAGGGGAAGAGGCTCGATGATTGCGGCGGAGTTTTTTGACCCCGAGAGCCGTGAACCGTCGGCCGCCATCGCGCAGGCGATCCAGCAAAAGGCGCTCGCCCAGGGCCTGCTGTTATTGATCTGCGGCCAGTACGGCAACGTGATCCGCTTCCTTTATCCGCTGACCATTCCGGACGCCCAGTTCAACCAGGCGCTGGCGATCCTGCAACAGGTTATGCGCGATAAGTCCTGA